Proteins encoded by one window of Manihot esculenta cultivar AM560-2 chromosome 10, M.esculenta_v8, whole genome shotgun sequence:
- the LOC110625372 gene encoding caffeoyl-CoA O-methyltransferase — translation MAMLPAKGALQSEAVKKYIYETSGYPREHKELKNLREATANKCGSKSIMSVPVDEGQFLSFLVKIMNAKRTLEIGVFTGYSLLSTALALPDDGQITAIDIDQEAYEVGLPFIRQAGVEHKINFIKSDAISVLNEMLNNKEKQIAEYDLAFVDADKFNYKQYHEHLLKLVKIGGIIAYDNTLWRGLVAEEEDEVPENQREVTKAIKELNQFLASDARADISQVSIGDGLTLCRRLY, via the exons ATGGCGATGTTACCTGCTAAAGGAGCTCTCCAGAGTGAAGCTGTAAAGAAG TACATCTATGAAACAAGTGGATATCCAAGGGAGCACAAAGAACTCAAGAATTTAAGAGAAGCTACAGCAAACAAGTGTGGCAGCAA GAGCATCATGTCTGTGCCAGTTGATGAAGGCCAATTCCTATCATTTCTTGTGAAGATTATGAATGCCAAGAGAACATTAGAGATTGGTGTTTTTACAGGCTATTCTCTCCTTTCCACTGCACTTGCACTGCCTGATGATGGCCAG ATAACAGCAATAGACATAGATCAAGAAGCTTATGAAGTTGGGTTACCATTCATTCGCCAAGCAGGAGTAGAGCACAAAATCAACTTCATCAAATCAGATGCCATTTCAGTGCTAAACGAGATGTTAAACAAC AAGGAGAAGCAGATAGCAGAATATGACTTAGCATTTGTGGATGCTGACAAATTCAACTACAAGCAATATCATGAACATCTGCTGAAACTGGTAAAGATTGGAGGCATAATAGCTTATGATAATACCTTATGGCGTGGCCTTGTTgctgaagaagaagatgaagtgcCTGAAAATCAAAGAGAAGTAACAAAGGCCATAAAAGAACTCAACCAGTTTCTGGCTAGTGATGCTCGAGCTGATATCTCTCAGGTTTCCATTGGTGATGGTCTTACCTTGTGCAGGCGACTGTACTGA